The Cylindrospermum stagnale PCC 7417 genome segment TCCTGTGCCGATTGCTCCACCAGCCACACTTTCCAACTCTTGTTCTGACAATTCCCGGTTAGTTGGTCTGGCTTTAATACCGTTAACACTATTGAGAGAACGGATATTCACAGATGGAGCAGAAGTTGACAAACCTAGAACCTTTCTTTCGGTGGAAACCATCACGGCTTTCACGTCATCAAGGGTAAAATCAAAACCGTTGGCCTTACCTTGTTCAACAGCTAATTGACCAAACTCATCTGCTTCAGTAGCATCCAAAGCCTGACGCAGCGCCGCATTTGCTGGTTGCGTTAAAAAATTTTCATGGTATTCAAC includes the following:
- a CDS encoding Nif11-like leader peptide family natural product precursor encodes the protein MSQQSFVEYHENFLTQPANAALRQALDATEADEFGQLAVEQGKANGFDFTLDDVKAVMVSTERKVLGLSTSAPSVNIRSLNSVNGIKARPTNRELSEQELESVAGGAIGTGSTIMCCW